A window of Paenibacillus polygoni contains these coding sequences:
- the serS gene encoding serine--tRNA ligase, whose protein sequence is MLDINWIREHANEVEEAARLKNMSLSIKELIDTDDRRRELITKVEKLRGQRNKGSQKVGQLMKEGRKEEAEQLRGEIRELGGSIEQWDKELSETEKEYERQMLFVPNIVSKDTPIGKSDEDNVLVRQVGEVTVRDFVIKDHIQLGELHDLFDVPRGVKVSGSRSYYLKGDGVLLHRAVQQLALDIVMKHGFMPMDVPIMVREEALINTGFFPTGRDQTYALEEEDKFLVGTSEVPLISYYAGEVVDVTEPIRLAAVSTSFRSEVGSAGRDVRGLYRVHQFAKVEMVVLTEANDEVSERVHQEITSYAEQLLEALELPYRVMAVCTGDMSQKTYKQYDIETWMPSRQAYGETHSSSNLHDFQARRSNIRYRDQDGQLKYVHTLNNTAAASPRILIPLLENHQLEDGSIYIPKALRPYMGGREIITCTAVQG, encoded by the coding sequence GTGCTGGATATAAACTGGATACGAGAGCATGCAAACGAGGTGGAGGAAGCTGCAAGACTGAAGAATATGAGCCTTTCGATAAAAGAGCTTATAGACACGGATGATAGAAGAAGAGAACTCATAACTAAAGTAGAGAAACTGCGCGGGCAGCGAAATAAAGGATCGCAAAAAGTCGGTCAGCTTATGAAAGAAGGAAGAAAAGAAGAAGCAGAGCAGCTAAGGGGCGAGATTAGGGAGCTTGGCGGCAGTATTGAACAATGGGACAAGGAATTGTCTGAGACGGAGAAAGAGTATGAAAGGCAGATGCTATTCGTTCCAAATATCGTCTCGAAGGACACCCCAATTGGGAAGTCGGATGAAGATAATGTACTTGTGCGCCAAGTAGGTGAAGTAACAGTAAGGGATTTTGTCATCAAGGATCATATCCAGCTAGGGGAACTGCATGATCTGTTTGATGTCCCTCGCGGCGTGAAAGTCAGCGGTTCGAGAAGTTATTATTTAAAAGGAGACGGCGTATTACTACACCGAGCCGTTCAGCAGCTGGCACTGGATATCGTGATGAAGCACGGATTTATGCCGATGGATGTACCGATTATGGTACGCGAAGAGGCTCTCATCAATACCGGTTTCTTTCCTACCGGACGCGATCAGACCTATGCGCTCGAGGAAGAGGATAAGTTCCTTGTCGGCACTTCGGAAGTTCCGCTGATCTCGTATTACGCAGGGGAAGTGGTCGATGTAACAGAGCCGATTCGCCTGGCTGCGGTATCGACGAGCTTCCGCAGCGAGGTGGGGTCGGCCGGACGGGATGTCAGAGGACTATACCGTGTTCATCAGTTTGCTAAAGTGGAAATGGTGGTTCTAACCGAAGCAAATGACGAGGTGTCGGAGAGAGTTCATCAGGAGATTACAAGTTATGCCGAACAGCTGCTAGAGGCGCTAGAGCTGCCATACCGAGTCATGGCTGTCTGTACGGGGGACATGTCGCAGAAAACGTACAAACAATATGATATTGAGACCTGGATGCCAAGCAGGCAAGCTTATGGGGAAACCCATTCGTCGTCGAACTTACATGACTTTCAAGCACGGCGTTCGAACATTCGTTACCGGGATCAGGATGGGCAATTAAAATACGTGCATACGCTGAACAATACAGCAGCAGCCTCGCCAAGAATTCTAATACCGCTGCTGGAGAATCATCAGCTGGAGGATGGCAGCATCTATATTCCGAAGGCGCTTCGCCCTTATATGGGGGGCAGAGAGATCATTACCTGTACCGCAGTGCAAGGGTAA
- a CDS encoding pyridoxamine 5'-phosphate oxidase family protein, whose protein sequence is MSKTDLERAIIADIENNHFGSLATVEGGKPKLRYMAVFNDGLNIHMATNRCTHKVEELEDNPNVSLLMGYEAGGTKDILEIEGTASVTKDESLRKKLWNDEFSKWFSGPEDPNYVILDITPNRIEYTGQGQEKQVWEA, encoded by the coding sequence ATGAGTAAAACAGATCTTGAACGTGCAATTATAGCGGACATAGAAAATAATCATTTTGGTTCCTTGGCTACCGTAGAGGGAGGAAAACCGAAACTAAGATACATGGCTGTTTTTAATGATGGTCTAAATATTCATATGGCAACAAACCGCTGCACTCATAAGGTGGAGGAACTGGAGGATAACCCGAATGTGAGCCTGCTGATGGGTTATGAAGCCGGAGGCACCAAAGACATCCTTGAGATTGAAGGAACCGCAAGTGTAACGAAGGACGAAAGTCTGCGTAAGAAACTGTGGAATGATGAGTTTAGTAAATGGTTTAGCGGACCGGAAGATCCGAACTATGTCATTTTGGATATTACCCCAAACCGGATTGAATATACAGGACAAGGGCAAGAAAAACAGGTATGGGAAGCATAA